In Deltaproteobacteria bacterium, the following proteins share a genomic window:
- a CDS encoding tetratricopeptide repeat protein, whose amino-acid sequence MLRRTPYSLPRRRQGDFLGSRHRRLMSEERKIDYFLHLADDLMKAKRYDAAVILYRKLVDMHPGEDSFLLSLAWAYHDSGRLDEAVDCFERLLNRELQREVFTGFAFDELVRIFKEKGEYERLVGVCERVVAMQPDDIALLSDLGDAYLKAGRPSDAVKVFEKMIEMEPDASVTYCSLGNALIATGAFDGAEEAYRKAVEIDPSEAGSFYNRLASAYFNAGHAEMAERTFRKCLEFRFDEPMYHCGLGDVLVKQGKIDDAEGAYEKAAQLDHASSSAYYNRFGNTLARGNFYLQAIEVFKKAIAADPENPFYYIHLAESYTAIGLPDMAEKTYRKAESLR is encoded by the coding sequence GTGCTGAGACGTACGCCGTATAGCCTGCCCCGGCGCAGGCAGGGGGACTTTTTAGGAAGCCGTCACAGAAGGCTTATGAGTGAAGAAAGGAAAATAGATTATTTTCTCCACCTTGCCGATGATTTAATGAAAGCAAAGCGGTATGATGCTGCTGTCATTCTTTATCGGAAGTTAGTTGATATGCATCCAGGTGAGGATTCCTTTCTTCTTTCATTGGCGTGGGCCTATCATGACAGCGGTAGGCTGGATGAGGCTGTCGATTGTTTTGAGCGCCTTCTCAACCGTGAACTGCAGCGGGAAGTCTTTACCGGGTTTGCCTTTGATGAGCTTGTCCGGATTTTTAAGGAAAAGGGAGAATACGAACGCCTCGTTGGTGTTTGTGAAAGAGTGGTTGCCATGCAGCCGGATGATATCGCACTCCTTAGTGATCTCGGCGACGCCTATCTCAAGGCGGGCAGGCCAAGTGATGCTGTTAAAGTGTTTGAAAAAATGATAGAGATGGAACCGGATGCATCAGTAACGTATTGCAGTCTTGGGAATGCACTCATTGCGACAGGGGCCTTTGATGGCGCCGAAGAGGCGTACAGGAAAGCGGTTGAGATTGATCCTTCAGAGGCTGGTTCCTTTTATAACAGGCTGGCTAGTGCTTATTTCAATGCGGGACATGCTGAAATGGCAGAAAGGACTTTCAGAAAATGTCTCGAATTCCGATTTGATGAACCCATGTACCACTGCGGCCTTGGGGATGTCTTGGTGAAACAGGGAAAGATTGACGATGCCGAGGGTGCATACGAAAAAGCCGCTCAGCTTGATCACGCTTCTTCAAGTGCTTACTACAACAGATTTGGAAACACCCTCGCCCGGGGAAATTTCTACCTTCAGGCGATAGAGGTTTTCAAAAAAGCCATTGCTGCAGATCCCGAAAACCCCTTCTATTATATCCACCTTGCAGAATCGTATAC